A window of the Henckelia pumila isolate YLH828 chromosome 3, ASM3356847v2, whole genome shotgun sequence genome harbors these coding sequences:
- the LOC140886357 gene encoding protein DETOXIFICATION 53-like — protein sequence MVFLGHMDKQELAGGSLALGFANVTGFSVLKGLCSGMDPICCQAFGARRWPILSQTYIKTVLLLLLATIPMAVLWLNVEPVFHSLGQDRVIAKIAKTYLLFSLPELLSNANLNPLRTFLRTQGLNTPNTIIAACVSVLHLPITYLLVTYLNLRVKGIALASVLYSVNMNIGLLMYLVFSKVAIKPWNEATLGVIFHNWGPLLRLALPSVVQVCLEWWWYEIVLFLSGLLTNPESSVAAMGILIQTTGILYVFPFSLSLSISQRVGQELGAAQPARAQLASMVGISVGLAYGLLAFGMSLGVRSLWGKLYTTEPQVLALISSVLPILGLAEIGNASQTAACGSLTGSARPKLGVRINIAAFYLVGLPCSAMFAFKMKIGFAGLWLGLVAAQATCILMMLYSLANTDWKHEAKRAEELTMSVVDKDDSAGTNLVA from the coding sequence ATGGTTTTCTTGGGCCACATGGACAAGCAAGAACTAGCAGGTGGCTCGTTGGCCCTCGGCTTTGCAAATGTCACCGGCTTTTCGGTCCTCAAGGGCCTCTGCTCCGGCATGGATCCCATCTGTTGCCAAGCCTTCGGGGCCAGGCGTTGGCCAATTCTCAGCCAAACATACATCAAAACcgtcctcctcctcctcctcgcCACCATCCCTATGGCTGTGCTATGGCTAAACGTCGAACCCGTGTTCCACAGCCTCGGCCAAGATCGTGTCATAGCCAAAATTGCCAAAACTTACCTCCTTTTCTCCCTCCCCGAACTGCTAAGTAACGCTAATCTAAATCCTTTGCGCACATTTTTAAGAACCCAAGGCTTAAACACACCAAACACCATCATTGCAGCATGTGTTTCCGTCCTTCATTTGCCTATAACATATTTACTTGTCACGTATTTGAACTTGAGAGTGAAGGGCATCGCATTGGCCTCGGTTTTGTATTCGGTGAACATGAACATTGGGTTACTAATGTACCTGGTCTTCTCCAAAGTGGCGATAAAACCATGGAACGAAGCAACACTTGGCGTAATCTTCCACAACTGGGGACCGTTGCTGCGCCTGGCTTTACCTAGCGTGGTCCAGGTATGTCTGGAATGGTGGTGGTATGAAATAGTCCTGTTTCTGAGCGGCTTGCTCACAAACCCTGAATCATCCGTGGCCGCTATGGGAATCTTAATCCAAACCACAGGCATACTTTATGTGTTCCCCTTCTCTTTGAGCCTGAGTATATCACAGCGCGTAGGCCAGGAACTCGGAGCCGCACAGCCAGCCCGTGCCCAGCTGGCATCAATGGTTGGAATCTCAGTGGGTCTGGCCTATGGTCTCTTGGCGTTTGGTATGAGTTTGGGTGTTCGGTCATTATGGGGAAAGCTATACACCACAGAGCCACAGGTTTTGGCTTTGATTTCGTCGGTGCTTCCTATCCTGGGGCTGGCGGAAATAGGAAACGCTTCTCAGACGGCGGCTTGTGGATCATTGACGGGTTCGGCCAGGCCGAAACTGGGCGTCCGGATAAACATAGCGGCGTTTTACCTGGTGGGGTTGCCATGTTCGGCCATGTTTGCTTTCAAAATGAAGATAGGGTTTGCAGGGCTGTGGCTGGGGTTGGTGGCAGCTCAAGCCACATGtatattgatgatgctttatagTTTGGCTAATACAGATTGGAAGCACGAAGCAAAGAGGGCGGAGGAGCTCACAATGTCAGTCGTCGATAAGGATGATTCCGCCGGGACCAATCTCGTTGCATAG